One Aegilops tauschii subsp. strangulata cultivar AL8/78 chromosome 7, Aet v6.0, whole genome shotgun sequence genomic window carries:
- the LOC109780349 gene encoding probable calcium-binding protein CML29, which translates to MATPARRASAQPQPLTVDFEALSYISRLVEAFQAFDSDSDGLVTAPELRGLLASLGLDKSEAEARDMLARADADRDGRLLSDAILDVMNAGELGLGALGALLQAAVPALESFAGPDELATVLGLMGTASAEDCAEIIACMDGDGDGDGAISVEEFKLMADLL; encoded by the exons ATGGCGACGCCGGCCCGCCGGGCGTCGGCGCAGCCGCAGCCGCTGACGGTGGACTTCGAGGCGCTGAGCTACATCAGCAGGCTCGTGGAGGCGTTCCAGGCGTTCGACTCGGACAGCGACGGCCTCGTCACGGCCCCCGAGCTCCGGGGCCTCCTGGCCTCCCTGGGCCTGGACAAGTCGGAGGCCGAGGCGCGGGACATGCTggcgcgcgccgacgccgacCGTGACGGCCGGCTCT TGTCAGATGCCATTTTAGACGTGATGAACGCCGGCGAGCTCGGCCTGGGCGCGCTCGGCGCGCTGCTGCAGGCCGCCGTCCCGGCGCTGGAGTCCTTCGCGGGCCCCGACGAGCTCGCCACGGTGCTGGGGCTCATGGGCACCGCCAGCGCCGAGGACTGCGCGGAGATCATCGCGTGCAtggacggggacggggacggcgacggcgcCATCAGCGTCGAGGAGTTCAAGCTCATGGCTGACCTGCTCTAG